The following are encoded in a window of Acropora muricata isolate sample 2 chromosome 6, ASM3666990v1, whole genome shotgun sequence genomic DNA:
- the LOC136920217 gene encoding coadhesin-like isoform X2 gives MMATWRAILTFLAFFAIALVLCDGRHALGAGVSSLLEKRAAAQASDPVPAPAKGGQKCEKPLDVVFVLDSSEKVGTENWKKIVNATIDMASEFDIKTARFAVVQYTNFPETPIKLISFKDDKSFGETLKKVFYKTGGKRTDLALNSTLGVFKAASPRLGSKVVILITGGPSADVYTDASKPPITGLDLLQQPVQQLQDAEVAVYAVGVLEGITDEKKTFGEQLKLIASEPKDDHMIKLGAYSNLADVASKIAKKACIVNGGWSKWSEWSVCRHPCMVKLRTRECNNPAPESGGLNCTGSKVEQYPCGSSVECQSPPPPTGVVSYGTPDAQVCGNGYELITLTDAQYDASSSYAEGPNDQVKQQSRIDHMPSMGKVNNTAGRGAWCADHSKAVAKDKNQYLMVDLFKPGIKVGMVETQGQSAYDNSVTKFSLSFSNDGVNWTPYGKVLTGNDDRDTRVDNHLNPAIETRFIRFIPSDWLADDICMRVAIFKCREPHLVPPKKDQPEDAWADKWANAARKSHVELIFKGQQQKKH, from the exons atgaTGGCAACTTGGAGAGCGATTCTAACTTTCTTGGCGTTTTTTGCAATTGCTTTGGTCCTTTGCGACGGAAGACATGCACTTG GTGCTGGAGTATCATCTTTACTCGAAAAACGTGCAGCTGCTCAAGCTTCCGATCCAGTTCCTGCTCCAGCAAAAGGAG GTCAAAAATGTGAGAAACCCCTGGACGTTGTCTTTGTACTTGACAGTTCGGAAAAAGTTGGAACAGAAAACTGGAAGAAAATCGTTAATGCCACCATCGATATGGCCTCTGAGTTTGATATAAAGACTGCAAGATTCGCTGTCGTGCAATACACGAACTTTCCTGAGACTCCCATCAAGCTCATAAGCTTCAAAGACGACAAAAGCTTCGGTGAAACACTGAAGAAGGTGTTTTACAAGACCGGTGGAAAGAGAACGGATCTTGCACTGAATTCCACACTGGGCGTGTTCAAGGCTGCATCACCGCGCCTTGGCAGTAAG GTGGTCATTCTTATTACTGGTGGCCCCTCTGCTGATGTGTACACTGACGCTTCAAAGCCTCCAATAACCGGATTAGATCTTCTGCAGCAGCCAGTGCAGCAGCTCCAAGATGCGGAAGTGGCTGTGTACGCGGTAGGAGTACTCGAAGGTATCACGGATGAGAAGAAGACTTTTGGAGAACAGTTGAAACTTATAGCGAGTGAACCTAAGGATGATCACATGATTAAACTGGGTGCTTATTCTAACCTTGCTGACGTAGCatccaaaattgcaaagaagGCATGCATAG TGAACGGTGGTTGGAGCAAGTGGTCAGAATGGTCCGTGTGTAGGCACCCATGCATGGTGAAGTTGCGAACAAGAGAATGCAACAACCCAGCACCTGAGAGCGGAGGCTTGAACTGCACAGGATCAAAAGTCGAACAATATCCGTGTGGATCTTCAGTAGAATGCCAAT CACCACCACCACCGACTGGGGTCGTTTCTTACGGTACTCCGGACGCACAAG TTTGTGGAAATGGCTATGAACTGATTACCCTAACCGATGCCCAGTACGATGCTTCCTCGTCTTATGCTGAAGGACCTAATGATCAAGTCAAACAGCAGTCTAGAATTGATCATATGCCGTCCATGGGAAAAGTCAACAATACGGCTGGACGAG GTGCGTGGTGTGCAGACCATTCAAAAGCTGTTGCGAAGGATAAAAATCAATACTTGATGGTGGATCTGTTCAAACCTGGTATAAAGGTCGGAATGGTGGAAACGCAAGGCCAATCTGCTTATGACAATTCTGTGACTAAATTCAGCCTGAGCTTCAGCAACGATGGTGTTAACTGGACACCCTACGGCAAG GTTCTAACTGGAAACGATGACCGAGACACGCGAGTTGACAACCACCTGAATCCTGCTATCGAAACGAGATTTATTCGGTTCATCCCTTCGGATTGGTTGGCTGATGACATATGCATGAGGGTAGCAATATTCAAGTGCCGAG AGCCCCACCTTGTTCCTCCGAAGAAAGACCAACCAGAAGACG CCTGGGCCGATAAGTGGGCAAACGCTGCGCGCAAATCTCACGTCGAACTTATTTTCAAAG
- the LOC136920217 gene encoding coadhesin-like isoform X1, whose product MMATWRAILTFLAFFAIALVLCDGRHALGAGVSSLLEKRAAAQASDPVPAPAKGGQKCEKPLDVVFVLDSSEKVGTENWKKIVNATIDMASEFDIKTARFAVVQYTNFPETPIKLISFKDDKSFGETLKKVFYKTGGKRTDLALNSTLGVFKAASPRLGSKVVILITGGPSADVYTDASKPPITGLDLLQQPVQQLQDAEVAVYAVGVLEGITDEKKTFGEQLKLIASEPKDDHMIKLGAYSNLADVASKIAKKACIVNGGWSKWSEWSVCRHPCMVKLRTRECNNPAPESGGLNCTGSKVEQYPCGSSVECQSSTAGKPSTTASPPQQLLTTPTTTAPVANQTTLPLQNQTTPSPQNQSSLRLGQSLAPPPPTGVVSYGTPDAQVCGNGYELITLTDAQYDASSSYAEGPNDQVKQQSRIDHMPSMGKVNNTAGRGAWCADHSKAVAKDKNQYLMVDLFKPGIKVGMVETQGQSAYDNSVTKFSLSFSNDGVNWTPYGKVLTGNDDRDTRVDNHLNPAIETRFIRFIPSDWLADDICMRVAIFKCREPHLVPPKKDQPEDAWADKWANAARKSHVELIFKGQQQKKH is encoded by the exons atgaTGGCAACTTGGAGAGCGATTCTAACTTTCTTGGCGTTTTTTGCAATTGCTTTGGTCCTTTGCGACGGAAGACATGCACTTG GTGCTGGAGTATCATCTTTACTCGAAAAACGTGCAGCTGCTCAAGCTTCCGATCCAGTTCCTGCTCCAGCAAAAGGAG GTCAAAAATGTGAGAAACCCCTGGACGTTGTCTTTGTACTTGACAGTTCGGAAAAAGTTGGAACAGAAAACTGGAAGAAAATCGTTAATGCCACCATCGATATGGCCTCTGAGTTTGATATAAAGACTGCAAGATTCGCTGTCGTGCAATACACGAACTTTCCTGAGACTCCCATCAAGCTCATAAGCTTCAAAGACGACAAAAGCTTCGGTGAAACACTGAAGAAGGTGTTTTACAAGACCGGTGGAAAGAGAACGGATCTTGCACTGAATTCCACACTGGGCGTGTTCAAGGCTGCATCACCGCGCCTTGGCAGTAAG GTGGTCATTCTTATTACTGGTGGCCCCTCTGCTGATGTGTACACTGACGCTTCAAAGCCTCCAATAACCGGATTAGATCTTCTGCAGCAGCCAGTGCAGCAGCTCCAAGATGCGGAAGTGGCTGTGTACGCGGTAGGAGTACTCGAAGGTATCACGGATGAGAAGAAGACTTTTGGAGAACAGTTGAAACTTATAGCGAGTGAACCTAAGGATGATCACATGATTAAACTGGGTGCTTATTCTAACCTTGCTGACGTAGCatccaaaattgcaaagaagGCATGCATAG TGAACGGTGGTTGGAGCAAGTGGTCAGAATGGTCCGTGTGTAGGCACCCATGCATGGTGAAGTTGCGAACAAGAGAATGCAACAACCCAGCACCTGAGAGCGGAGGCTTGAACTGCACAGGATCAAAAGTCGAACAATATCCGTGTGGATCTTCAGTAGAATGCCAAT CCAGCACTGCCG GAAAACCCTCCACGACTGCATCACCTCCCCAACAACTATTAACAACTCCGACAACCACGGCACCGGTCGCTAATCAAACCACCCTTCCCCTCCAAAACCAAACAACACCTTCACCACAAAACCAATCATCACTCCGGCTTGGCCAATCATTAGCACCACCACCACCGACTGGGGTCGTTTCTTACGGTACTCCGGACGCACAAG TTTGTGGAAATGGCTATGAACTGATTACCCTAACCGATGCCCAGTACGATGCTTCCTCGTCTTATGCTGAAGGACCTAATGATCAAGTCAAACAGCAGTCTAGAATTGATCATATGCCGTCCATGGGAAAAGTCAACAATACGGCTGGACGAG GTGCGTGGTGTGCAGACCATTCAAAAGCTGTTGCGAAGGATAAAAATCAATACTTGATGGTGGATCTGTTCAAACCTGGTATAAAGGTCGGAATGGTGGAAACGCAAGGCCAATCTGCTTATGACAATTCTGTGACTAAATTCAGCCTGAGCTTCAGCAACGATGGTGTTAACTGGACACCCTACGGCAAG GTTCTAACTGGAAACGATGACCGAGACACGCGAGTTGACAACCACCTGAATCCTGCTATCGAAACGAGATTTATTCGGTTCATCCCTTCGGATTGGTTGGCTGATGACATATGCATGAGGGTAGCAATATTCAAGTGCCGAG AGCCCCACCTTGTTCCTCCGAAGAAAGACCAACCAGAAGACG CCTGGGCCGATAAGTGGGCAAACGCTGCGCGCAAATCTCACGTCGAACTTATTTTCAAAG